The window GGGCTCGCGGAACGGACGCTGCCCGAGCTGCCCGCCCTGCAGCTCGAACGCGACGACGCCCACCGACACAAGGACGTGTACGAGCACTCGATCACCGTCCTCGAGCAGGCGATCGACCTCGAGCGCGTGCGGCGCCCCGACGACTCACCCGATGTCGTTCTCCGGCTCGCCGCACTACTGCACGACATCGGCAAGCCGAAGACGCGCCGATTCGGGCCGCGCGGACAGGTGACGTTCCACGGCCACGACGTCGTGGGCGCGAAGCTCGCGCGCAAACGACTCCGGGCGCTGCGCTTCGACAACGACACGATCGCGGAGACCGCGCGGCTCGTCGAACTCCACATGCGCCTCTTCAATTACGAGGGCGCGGGATGGACGGACGCCGCCGTGCGCCGGTTCGCCCGTGACGCGGGGGACCAGCTCGATCGACTCGTCATCCTCATCCGCGCCGACATCACGACGCGGAACCAGCGCAAGAGCGACCGGCTCGCATTCGCGATCGACGACCTCGAGGCGCGCATCGCCACGCTGCGCGAGCAGGAGGAGCTCGACGCCGTGCGACCCGAGCTCGACGGCGACCGGATCATGGCGATCCTCGGCATCGGGCCGGGCCGAACGGTCGGCGAGGCCTACCGGTTCCTCCTCGATCTCCGACTCGACGAGGGACGGGTCGGCGAGGACGCGGCCGAGCAGCGATTGCTCGAATGGTGGCGCGAGCGCGGGGAGACACCCGTGGAGTCGCAGCGGACGCGCCGTGCGGACGACTGAGCGCCGGGCGGCGCGCCGGGAGGCGGCCGCCGGCTACCTCCTGCTTTCACCGGCACTCATCGGCGTCGTCCTGTTCCTTCTCGTGCCGATCGGCGTGCTCGTCTGGCTGACGTTCCGGTCGTGGGACCTCCTGGGCCCCGTCCGACCCGCCGGTCTCGACAACTGGACCGCCGTCGTGTCGGACCCGGCGTACGTGCGCTCGTTCCTCGTGACGGCGATCTACGTGGTCCTCGTCATCCCCGTGCAGACGACGCTCGGGGTCCTCCTCGCCACGCTCCTCAGCCGCAACCTCCCGGGCTCGACGTTCGTGCGCACCGTCCTCGTCCTCCCCTGGGTGTGTGCGCCGCTCGTGCTCGGTGTCGTGTGGCGCTGGATCTTCCGCCCGGACGGTGCCCTCAACGCGCTCATCGGCGTGCGCATCGAGTGGCTCACCGATCCGTGGCTCGCGCTCCCAGTCGTCGCGTTCGTGAGCGCGTGGAGCCAGGTCGGCTACGTGACCCTCTTCTTCATGGCGGGGCTCGCCTCGATCCCGACGCAGGTGATCGAGGCTGCACGCATCGACGGTGCGAGCGAGTGGCGGATCTTCTGGAGCATCAAGCTGCCGCTCCTGCGCCCCACGACGTTCTTCGTCCTCGTCACGTCCGTCATCGCCAGCTTCCAGGCCTTCGACCTGGTCTATGCCCTCGTCCCGGACGGCGGCCCGAAGGGCACGACCGATCTGATCGCGCAACGCATCTACTCGCAGACGGTCGAGGCGAACGAGATCGGGCGTGCCGCGGTGTTGGCGCTCGTCCTGTTCGTCGTCCTGCTCGTCGTGACCCTTGCACAGAACGCCTACTTCTCGAAGCGGATGACCTATGACCGAACGTGATCGGGCTCGCCGGGCGGTCGGTACCGCCC is drawn from Pseudoclavibacter chungangensis and contains these coding sequences:
- a CDS encoding carbohydrate ABC transporter permease; this encodes MRTTERRAARREAAAGYLLLSPALIGVVLFLLVPIGVLVWLTFRSWDLLGPVRPAGLDNWTAVVSDPAYVRSFLVTAIYVVLVIPVQTTLGVLLATLLSRNLPGSTFVRTVLVLPWVCAPLVLGVVWRWIFRPDGALNALIGVRIEWLTDPWLALPVVAFVSAWSQVGYVTLFFMAGLASIPTQVIEAARIDGASEWRIFWSIKLPLLRPTTFFVLVTSVIASFQAFDLVYALVPDGGPKGTTDLIAQRIYSQTVEANEIGRAAVLALVLFVVLLVVTLAQNAYFSKRMTYDRT
- a CDS encoding CCA tRNA nucleotidyltransferase, with protein sequence MQQVQSALDRLRALAASHPVSALAAAFHDAGHELALVGGPVRDAFLDRAVTDLDFTTDARPERILEIIAPIADAHWDIGREFGTIGARIGGEQVEITTYRADQYDGVSRKPVVAFGDTIEGDLLRRDFTVNAIALALPELRLVDPTGGLEDLLAGQLRTPIEPEVSFGDDPLRMLRAVRFTSQLGFHLDGAAFDAVTAMAPRIDDISAERIRDELVKLISTDTPRAGIELFVETGLAERTLPELPALQLERDDAHRHKDVYEHSITVLEQAIDLERVRRPDDSPDVVLRLAALLHDIGKPKTRRFGPRGQVTFHGHDVVGAKLARKRLRALRFDNDTIAETARLVELHMRLFNYEGAGWTDAAVRRFARDAGDQLDRLVILIRADITTRNQRKSDRLAFAIDDLEARIATLREQEELDAVRPELDGDRIMAILGIGPGRTVGEAYRFLLDLRLDEGRVGEDAAEQRLLEWWRERGETPVESQRTRRADD